In one Dermacentor variabilis isolate Ectoservices chromosome 4, ASM5094787v1, whole genome shotgun sequence genomic region, the following are encoded:
- the LOC142579845 gene encoding uncharacterized protein LOC142579845, with protein MQNQASLLSLDRHHHVRKHLFAMAPRRKTGNYCCVVNCHNSNVNTKGLQPPVTFYRFPTKWYEKGRRQMWITAVRRTNADGSPWSPTETTRICSRHFVGNCKNNCSQHPSYVPTIFPAAYKTRTPDPEVAQRWERNSVRAARSVQNPVDQAVPQSTPQVYPQMQDQDTSACLDVYDRLASDVESPEMPLAPISDDPQPLAGCCETRQAQPVTQADAACQTEPESGGNLVILLSATNGSEASTQVSHIEQCDKVTGTDGSWERKCEFFGFEKLKQNEIASQDICGVTIQVF; from the exons atgcagaatcaagcgtctttacTTTCTCTAGATCGCCATCATCACGTGAGAAAGCATTTGTTTGCGATGGCGCCTCGCCGGAAGACTGGTAATTACTGTTGTGTTGTGAACTGCCATAATAGCAATGTTAACACGAAAGGGCTGCAGCCACCAGTGACATTCTACCGATTCCCAACTAAATGGTACGAGAAAGGCCGACGACAGATGTGGATTACCGCTGTGCGCCGAACAAA TGCCGATGGAAGTCCGTGGTCGCCAACAGAAACTACTAGGATTTGTAGCAGACATTTTGTAGGAAACTGCAAAAATAACTGCAGCCAACACCCATCGTATGTGCCGACCATTTTTCCGGCGGCGTACAAGACACGGACACCTGACCCAGAAGTGGCGCAGAG GTGGGAACGGAATTCTGTAAGGGCAGCCAGATCAGTGCAAAATCCTGTGGATCAAGCTGTGCCTCAAAGTACCCCTCAAGTTTACCCACAAATGCAAGATCAAGATACCTCTGCTTGCCTGGACGTCTATGACAGACTTGCAAGTGATGTGGAATCACCAGAGATGCCTCTCGCACCTATCAGTGATGACCCTCAGCCTTTGGCAGGATGCTGTGAAACACGACAAGCTCAACCAGTTACACAGGCCGATGCT GCATGCCAAACAGAACCAGAATCCGGAGGAAATCTGGTTATCCTCCTGTCAGCGACAAATGGGTCTGAGGCATCAACTCAAGTTTCTCACATTGAACAATGTGACAAG GTCACTGGGACTGATGGAAGCTGGGAGAGAAAATGTGAATTCTTTGGATTTGAGAAACTTAAGCAAAACGAGATTGCTTCGCAAGATATATGTGGCGTCACCATACAGGTCTTTTAG